In Paroedura picta isolate Pp20150507F chromosome 1, Ppicta_v3.0, whole genome shotgun sequence, the following are encoded in one genomic region:
- the KHK gene encoding ketohexokinase isoform X2: MAEKRILCVGLVCLDIISVVDRYPEEDTDTRCHSQRWQRGGNASNTCTVLSLLGAPCAFMGSLAPGHAANFVRDDFKLYKVDLAHVAEHPACALPISVVISNTTAGTRTILHAASNLPDVTDADFEKVNLSQYKWIHWEGRNASEQVKMIRRVEEHNQTRLESQRIGTSVEVEKPRPELYQLFGYGDVVFVSKDVAKDLGFCSASEAVKGLYRRVKPGATVICAWAEHGADAMGPDGTLVHSDACPPDDVVDTLGAGDTFNASVILALSRGRPLHEAIAYGCQVAGRKCGVHGYDGIV; the protein is encoded by the exons ATGGCGGAGAAGCGAATCCTGTGCGTCGGCCTCGTGTGCCTGGATATCATCAGCGTGGTGGATCGCTACCCGGAGGAGGACACGGACACCAG GTGTCACTCACAGCGCTGGCAGCGAGGGGGGAATGCCTCCAACACCTGCACGGTCTTGTCTCTGCTGGGGGCACCCTGTGCTTTCATGGGCTCACTGGCTCCAGGCCATGCAGCCAA CTTTGTCCGTGACGATTTCAAGCTCTACAAGGTGGACCTTGCCCACGTGGCCGAGCATCCGGCATGTGCGTTGCCCATCTCCGTGGTGATCAGCAACACGACAGCAGGCACGCGCACCATCTTGCACGCTGCGAG CAACCTGCCAGATGTGACTGATGCCGATTTTGAAAAGGTTAACCTGTCTCAGTACAAGTGGATTCACTGGGAG GGCAGGAACGCCTCTGAACAGGTGAAGATGATACGACGGGTAGAGGAACATAACCAAACCCGCTTGGAATCTCAGCGCATAGGCACATCCGTGGAGGTGGAGAAGCCACGGCCAGAATTATACCAGCTCTTTGGCTACGGAGATGTG gTGTTTGTCAGCAAGGACGTGGCTAAAGATCTGGGCTTCTGTTCTGCCTCTGAAGCGGTGAAGGGGCTGTACAGGCGTGTGAAGCCAGG GGCCACCGTGATCTGTGCTTGGGCTGAGCACGGGGCCGATGCGATGGGGCCAGATGGGACACTGGTGCACTCAGATGCCTGCCCCCCTGACGACGTCGTGGACACTCTGGGGGCCGGGGACACCTTCAACGCGTCTGTTATCCTGGCCCTAAGCAGGG GGAGACCGCTTCACGAGGCCATCGCTTATGGGTGCCAGGTGGCTGGCCGGAAGTGCGGGGTGCACGGCTATGATGGGATCGTGTGA
- the KHK gene encoding ketohexokinase isoform X1 has product MAEKRILCVGLVCLDIISVVDRYPEEDTDTRCHSQRWQRGGNASNTCTVLSLLGAPCAFMGSLAPGHAANFIMSDFQHRNVNVAHVVWQSQGDTPCACCIVNSSNGSRTITVFDTNLPDVTDADFEKVNLSQYKWIHWEGRNASEQVKMIRRVEEHNQTRLESQRIGTSVEVEKPRPELYQLFGYGDVVFVSKDVAKDLGFCSASEAVKGLYRRVKPGATVICAWAEHGADAMGPDGTLVHSDACPPDDVVDTLGAGDTFNASVILALSRGRPLHEAIAYGCQVAGRKCGVHGYDGIV; this is encoded by the exons ATGGCGGAGAAGCGAATCCTGTGCGTCGGCCTCGTGTGCCTGGATATCATCAGCGTGGTGGATCGCTACCCGGAGGAGGACACGGACACCAG GTGTCACTCACAGCGCTGGCAGCGAGGGGGGAATGCCTCCAACACCTGCACGGTCTTGTCTCTGCTGGGGGCACCCTGTGCTTTCATGGGCTCACTGGCTCCAGGCCATGCAGCCAA TTTCATCATGTCCGATTTCCAGCACCGCAACGTGAACGTGGCCCATGTGGTCTGGCAGAGCCAGGGGGACACACCGTGTGCCTGCTGCATCGTCAACAGCTCCAATGGTTCTCGGACAATCACTGTCTTTGACAC CAACCTGCCAGATGTGACTGATGCCGATTTTGAAAAGGTTAACCTGTCTCAGTACAAGTGGATTCACTGGGAG GGCAGGAACGCCTCTGAACAGGTGAAGATGATACGACGGGTAGAGGAACATAACCAAACCCGCTTGGAATCTCAGCGCATAGGCACATCCGTGGAGGTGGAGAAGCCACGGCCAGAATTATACCAGCTCTTTGGCTACGGAGATGTG gTGTTTGTCAGCAAGGACGTGGCTAAAGATCTGGGCTTCTGTTCTGCCTCTGAAGCGGTGAAGGGGCTGTACAGGCGTGTGAAGCCAGG GGCCACCGTGATCTGTGCTTGGGCTGAGCACGGGGCCGATGCGATGGGGCCAGATGGGACACTGGTGCACTCAGATGCCTGCCCCCCTGACGACGTCGTGGACACTCTGGGGGCCGGGGACACCTTCAACGCGTCTGTTATCCTGGCCCTAAGCAGGG GGAGACCGCTTCACGAGGCCATCGCTTATGGGTGCCAGGTGGCTGGCCGGAAGTGCGGGGTGCACGGCTATGATGGGATCGTGTGA